One window of Quercus robur chromosome 5, dhQueRobu3.1, whole genome shotgun sequence genomic DNA carries:
- the LOC126727879 gene encoding uncharacterized protein LOC126727879 yields the protein MDRNLMKLTNRRLQKYLDGLQQFLNFASNHANPDGMISCPCKQCVHTNSWPIDVVRAHLVSKEICRGYNSWIFNGELSLAQTSSKLPNNHVQENPIEYANIHDMLHDMFPIQDMASRIMEEVPIMQQPKEGPNEDALWFTKLLEDANQPCYEGCKHFNKLLVIVHLYHMKCLNGWTNKSFTMLLQFLLDFLPSNAKLPKDFYEARKIIKDLGLSYEKIHACPKDCILYWKENANLEACLNCNHSRWESNESKGQQSTNTSSKKKREKKPTNILRWFSLKPRLQRLFMSPETSSHMKWHAKGHVNDGLLRHPADSKASKSFDSKYIEFLSEPHNVRLGLVANGFNSYGNICSTYSTRPVILIPHNLPPWMCMKRSSFMLSLLIPGPTSPRIDIDVYLQPLVEELKEL from the coding sequence ATGGATAGGAATTTGATGAAACTTACAAATAGAAGGTTGCAGAAATATTTAGATGGACTCCAACAATTTTTGAATTTCGCATCTAACCACGCAAACCCGGATGGAATGATTTCATGTCCATGTAAACAATGTGTGCATACAAATTCGTGGCCTATAGATGTTGTACGGGCTCACTTAGTGTCAAAAGAGATTTGTAGGGGTTATAACTCTTGGATTTTTAATGGGGAATTATCATTAGCACAGACTTCTTCTAAACTTCCTAATAATCATGTCCAAGAAAACCCAATAGAATATGCCAATATTCATGACATGTTGCATGACATGTTCCCCATACAAGATATGGCGTCTAGGATAATGGAAGAAGTCCCTATTATGCAACAACCCAAAGAAGGTCCTAATGAAGATGCACTTTGGTTTACGAAATTACTTGAAGATGCTAATCAACCTTGTTATGAAGGTTGTAAGCATTTTAACAAATTGTTAGTCATTGTGCATTTGTACCACATGAAGTGTCTTAATGGTTGGACCAACAAATCATTTACCATGTTGCTGCAATTTTTGCTTGATTTTCTTCCTTCAAATGCTAAGTTGCCAAAAGATTTTTATGAGGCTAGGAAGATTATTAAGGATTTGGGCTTGAGTTATGAGAAGATTCATGCTTGTCCTAAAGATTGTATTTTATATTGGAAGGAGAATGCTAATCTTGAAGCTTGTCTGAACTGTAACCATTCAAGATGGGAAAGTAATGAGTCTAAAGGTCAACAAAGTACTAAtacttcctccaaaaaaaaaagagagaagaaaccTACAAATATCCTACGGTGGTTCTCCTTAAAACCAAGATTGCAACGACTATTTATGTCTCCTGAAACATCCAGTCATATGAAGTGGCATGCCAAAGGTCATGTGAATGATGGGTTACTGAGGCATCCTGCTGATTCTAAAGCTTCAAAATCATTTGACTCTAAGTACATAGAGTTCTTATCTGAGCCTCATAATGTGAGGCTTGGATTAGTAGCCAATGGATTCAACTCATATGGAAATATTTGTAGTACTTATAGTACACGACCTGTCATTTTGATCCCACACAATCTCCCTCCATGGATGTGCATGAAAAGGTCTTCTTTCATGCTATCATTATTGATTCCCGGTCCAACCTCGCCCAGGATTGATATAGATGTGTACTTACAACCCCTAGTAGAAGAACTGAAGGAGTTATAG